A window of [Clostridium] innocuum genomic DNA:
CAGCAGAACTTTTTTCACTTCTTCACCTTCTCGCTATTTATTCTAACAAATTTTACTTAAATATGCTATGATTAAACAGGTGATATGAATGAAAGCAATGGATTTTCTGGATACGCTGTTTTTCGATCCGGATATTACGATACGTGATATGCATAAAGGGCTGACCAATCAGAACTTCCTTCTGGAAATGAATCAGGAAACATATGTCCTGCGCATTCCCCGCGCAGACAGCGAGCATATTGTGAACCGGCATCACGAAACGATGGCTCTGGAGGCTGTGCGGGATGCGGATATCGATGTGGAAACGATTTATTATGATGAAGCAAGCGGCTATAAGGTTACACGGTATCTGCCGGATGCCAGAACCTACAGAGAATGCGAAGACCCCTGCAAGCTGGAACGGACAGCTGCCCTTATGAAACGGTTCCATTCGCTGCAGAAGCGTGTGGATGCCGATTTTGAACCGATTCGTCGACTGCAGGGCTATCGAAACCGCCTCCGGCAGCCGCTGTACGATCTGACCCCGTATGAGGATGCCATACAGGCAGTTTATCATTTAAACAACCCCCGTATCCTCTGTCATAACGACTGGGTGGATGGGAATATCCTGTTTACAAAGGATAAGACCTATCTGATTGATTTTGAATATGCCGCTAACAACGATCCGCTGTTTGATGTCATGTCCTTTCTGAGTGAGAACCAGATAGAGGATCCAGCCCTGCGGGAGCGCTTCTATGCCGTGTATTTCAACGAAATGAATGCTACCGTGCGCAGGCAGCTTGATATCTGGGAGAATTTCCAGAATCTGTTATGGTGCTGCTGGGCGATGATGATGTGGGAAAGCCGCCATGAGAGCGTATACCGCGCAATTGCCCGTGATAAATACGAGGCCTTAAAAAGAAAAAATCCGAACACCTGATACCGTTGTGCCAAAGCTTCTCAACGTTGCTGTGATATGTTGTTTCGCATACGTTGAAGCTGGCTGATGCTGCCGCAGGTGAGCGGATTTTTTATGCTGCATCCTTTTTCCGGAAGATCCAGCGTGTTGCAACATACAGGAGTCCGCAGGATATTCCCAACGTCAGAATACCATTCAGATAGGTATAGGACGTATAGCCGCTGAGAATGTCCACGGGATTGAAATAGGTGAACGGAAGCCATGCATACCATGTCTCGGTATTGGCCGGCTGTGCAATTCCCATGCCAAGCAGCAGAATGGCAAGCGTCAGAACCAGTGATGTCATCTTGTTTCTGCAAATGGCATTAAACAGCATATTCAGCAGCATGCAGAAGAGGATGACAAGCAGCGCCATCAGGACACACCAGCCTGTGAACTGCCACATCGGCAAAAAATCAAATTTGGAATTCGGACTCTGTGTCTGATAAGGAATGGAAAAATACCGCGTAATTCCAAGCGTATATGTCATTGCATT
This region includes:
- a CDS encoding phosphotransferase → MKAMDFLDTLFFDPDITIRDMHKGLTNQNFLLEMNQETYVLRIPRADSEHIVNRHHETMALEAVRDADIDVETIYYDEASGYKVTRYLPDARTYRECEDPCKLERTAALMKRFHSLQKRVDADFEPIRRLQGYRNRLRQPLYDLTPYEDAIQAVYHLNNPRILCHNDWVDGNILFTKDKTYLIDFEYAANNDPLFDVMSFLSENQIEDPALRERFYAVYFNEMNATVRRQLDIWENFQNLLWCCWAMMMWESRHESVYRAIARDKYEALKRKNPNT